A window from Hoeflea sp. IMCC20628 encodes these proteins:
- the ugpB gene encoding sn-glycerol-3-phosphate ABC transporter substrate-binding protein UgpB has translation MKKFIAAGVVAALMSGVAPASAATQIDFWHAMTGRLGELLDEQVSKFNASQSDYTVVATNKGNYSETLNAGIAAFRAGEQPDVLQVFEVGTATMMGAKGAIKPVYEVMAESGLPFDQSVYLAAVAGYYTTTEGQMLSLPYNSSTPVLYVNKDALKAAGLDPEMDLSTWEMVGTALDALKESGNKCPLTTAWQSWVHLENLSAYHNVPFASKENGFAGVDTELSLNGDVQVKHIETLGQWAKDGKFIYSGRRNEGGAPFRAGECALFTESSAGYAGVKNEAAFDFAIRPLPYWSDVEGAPQNTIIGGASLWAMEGQTAEEYKGVAAFFNFLSSSDIQAKWHQDTGYLPITMAAYEATKASGYYEENPGTDIAIIQMTGKAPTANSKGIRLGNFDQIRGVIDEELEGVWNGSKSAKDALDSAAARGDELLRRFEQANR, from the coding sequence ATGAAAAAGTTTATCGCCGCCGGCGTTGTCGCCGCACTCATGTCGGGCGTTGCACCTGCAAGTGCCGCCACGCAGATCGATTTCTGGCATGCAATGACCGGACGTCTCGGGGAACTGCTCGACGAGCAGGTTTCGAAATTCAACGCATCCCAGAGCGACTACACCGTGGTCGCCACCAACAAGGGCAACTATTCGGAAACGCTCAACGCCGGCATCGCCGCGTTCCGCGCAGGCGAACAGCCCGACGTTCTTCAGGTTTTCGAAGTCGGCACCGCCACGATGATGGGAGCCAAGGGCGCCATCAAGCCGGTCTATGAAGTCATGGCCGAATCAGGCCTGCCATTCGATCAATCGGTCTATCTCGCCGCTGTTGCTGGTTACTACACCACCACTGAAGGCCAGATGCTGTCTCTGCCCTACAATTCCTCGACCCCTGTGCTTTATGTCAACAAGGACGCGCTGAAGGCCGCCGGTCTGGATCCGGAAATGGATCTGTCGACCTGGGAGATGGTCGGAACCGCTCTCGACGCGCTCAAGGAATCGGGCAACAAATGTCCGCTGACCACCGCCTGGCAGAGCTGGGTTCATCTCGAAAACCTGTCCGCCTATCACAACGTTCCTTTCGCTTCGAAAGAGAACGGTTTTGCCGGTGTTGATACGGAGCTGAGCCTCAATGGTGATGTTCAGGTCAAGCACATCGAAACGCTTGGGCAGTGGGCCAAGGATGGCAAGTTCATCTATTCAGGCCGTCGCAACGAAGGCGGTGCCCCGTTCCGCGCCGGTGAATGCGCGCTGTTCACCGAATCATCGGCTGGCTATGCCGGCGTGAAGAACGAAGCCGCTTTCGACTTCGCCATCCGGCCTCTGCCGTACTGGAGCGATGTTGAAGGCGCGCCGCAAAACACCATTATCGGTGGTGCGTCGCTGTGGGCGATGGAGGGCCAGACAGCGGAAGAGTACAAGGGCGTCGCGGCGTTCTTCAACTTCCTCTCGAGCTCCGACATCCAGGCCAAATGGCATCAGGACACCGGTTACCTGCCGATCACCATGGCAGCCTACGAAGCAACCAAGGCTTCCGGTTATTATGAAGAAAACCCCGGCACCGACATTGCCATCATCCAGATGACCGGCAAGGCCCCGACCGCCAATTCCAAGGGAATTCGTCTGGGTAACTTCGACCAGATCCGCGGCGTCATCGATGAAGAACTCGAAGGTGTATGGAACGGGTCGAAATCCGCCAAGGATGCGCTGGATTCGGCTGCTGCCCGTGGCGATGAACTGCTTCGTCGCTTCGAGCAGGCAAACCGCTAA